Proteins encoded within one genomic window of Mesorhizobium sp. AR10:
- a CDS encoding LysE family translocator, whose protein sequence is MTLDTFFAMLVYAFVTSITPGPNNFMLLASGVNFGFVKTVPHMLGISIGFLVLLLAVGFGLGAVLTAVPALHTGLKIAGGAYLLYLAWKIAMSRSLSSKGEAEARPMRFIEAAAFQWVNAKAWVMAITAMAVYANPEQPFLSVLLIGVAFTAVNLPSVSVWAGFGTALRGFLSDPVRLKWFNIAMGVLLAATLWPMLR, encoded by the coding sequence ATGACCCTCGACACATTCTTCGCCATGCTAGTCTATGCCTTCGTAACCTCGATCACGCCGGGGCCGAACAACTTCATGCTATTGGCTTCGGGCGTGAATTTCGGCTTTGTGAAAACCGTTCCGCACATGCTCGGCATCAGCATCGGTTTTCTCGTGCTGTTGCTTGCTGTCGGCTTTGGCCTCGGCGCGGTGCTGACGGCGGTTCCGGCCTTGCACACCGGATTGAAGATCGCCGGCGGCGCCTACCTGCTTTATCTCGCCTGGAAGATCGCCATGTCGCGCTCGCTCTCCAGCAAGGGCGAGGCGGAGGCGCGGCCGATGCGCTTTATCGAAGCGGCCGCATTCCAGTGGGTCAATGCGAAAGCCTGGGTGATGGCGATCACCGCCATGGCCGTCTACGCCAATCCGGAGCAGCCGTTTCTGTCGGTGCTGCTGATCGGGGTCGCCTTCACCGCCGTCAACCTGCCGAGCGTTTCGGTGTGGGCGGGTTTCGGCACGGCGTTGCGCGGCTTCCTGTCGGACCCGGTGCGGCTGAAATGGTTCAACATCGCCATGGGTGTGCTGCTGGCGGCGACGCTATGGCCGATGCTGCGCTAG
- a CDS encoding metalloregulator ArsR/SmtB family transcription factor, whose protein sequence is MEDAEHISDAETAVGANGAIQRVFEALSSAPRRKILAYLAHSSLTAGEIAARFDMSKPSISQHLSILETAGLIARERQGQFIHYSLVENNLVNTLNGFVQDVCPVSRPIKKESKALAVGKVNAKPARSSD, encoded by the coding sequence ATCGAAGACGCGGAGCATATATCGGATGCGGAAACGGCTGTTGGCGCAAACGGCGCGATACAGCGCGTGTTTGAGGCGCTGTCATCAGCGCCCCGGCGCAAGATCCTCGCCTATCTCGCGCACTCTTCTCTGACCGCCGGCGAGATCGCAGCGCGCTTCGACATGTCGAAGCCGTCGATCTCGCAACATCTCAGCATTCTGGAGACGGCCGGCCTTATCGCCAGGGAGCGGCAGGGACAATTCATCCATTACTCGCTGGTCGAAAACAATCTTGTGAACACGCTGAACGGGTTCGTTCAGGATGTCTGCCCGGTATCGCGCCCGATCAAGAAGGAGAGCAAGGCGCTGGCCGTCGGCAAGGTCAATGCCAAACCGGCAAGATCGTCGGACTGA
- the ilvN gene encoding acetolactate synthase small subunit, whose protein sequence is MNAQLQPTGSAYFIAKETEKPENHTLSVLVDNEPGVLARVIGLFSGRGYNIESLTVSETEHEKHLSRITIVTRGTPHVLEQIKHQLERIVPVHRVVDLTVRSHELGQERPLERELALVKVAGTGETRVEALRLADAFRASVIDANTEHFIFEITGKGSKIDQFIAIMKPLGLVEICRTGVAALNRGPQGM, encoded by the coding sequence ATGAACGCACAGCTACAGCCGACCGGCTCCGCCTATTTCATCGCCAAGGAAACGGAAAAGCCGGAGAACCACACGCTTTCCGTGCTGGTCGACAATGAGCCGGGCGTGCTTGCCCGGGTCATCGGCCTGTTTTCCGGGCGCGGCTACAACATCGAGAGCCTGACCGTCTCCGAAACCGAGCATGAGAAGCACCTGTCGCGCATCACCATCGTGACGCGCGGCACGCCTCATGTGCTGGAGCAGATCAAGCACCAGCTCGAGCGCATCGTGCCGGTGCACCGCGTCGTCGATCTCACCGTGCGCTCCCACGAGCTCGGTCAGGAGCGGCCGCTGGAGCGCGAACTGGCGCTGGTCAAGGTCGCCGGCACCGGCGAGACCCGCGTCGAGGCGCTCAGGCTTGCCGACGCCTTCCGCGCCAGCGTCATCGACGCCAACACCGAGCACTTCATTTTCGAGATCACCGGCAAGGGCTCCAAGATCGACCAGTTCATCGCCATCATGAAGCCGCTCGGTCTGGTCGAGATCTGCCGCACCGGCGTGGCGGCGTTGAACCGCGGCCCGCAGGGGATGTAG
- a CDS encoding efflux RND transporter permease subunit, with translation MISEFCIRRPVATLLMSFALILGGLFAYKFLPVAALPSAEFPVVNVSAQLAGASPETMATSVATPLIKQFATIAGIDSISTTNSLGQTSIAIQFVLNRDIDAAAADVQAAIARTQRQLPPEMTSPPSYRKVNPADAPILLMSLVSDTVPLTDLDAFAENVISPSLSTLDGVAQVSIFGQQKYAVRVQIDPTALAARGISIDQLQTAIASANSNTPLGVLQNNQQQLTITANTQLDNAAGFSDLIIATKNGHPVRLGEVTRVIDSVQTTTTASWYDGTRAIIMAVQRQPDANTVDVVDHVKAMLPSFQDQMPAASSIKLLNDRSTSIRAAVSDVQFTLLLTIALVIMVIFVFLRRVTATIIPAVAVPISLIATLGAMFLFGFSIDNISLMGLTLAVGLVVDDAIVMLENIFRHMEEDGLSAFDASLKGAREIGFTIISISISLVAVFIPVLLMGGVIGRIFNEFAVVVTVAILASMFVSLTLTPMLCSRLLSVSKAEREAAHGDGHRHDFFTRGYDRVLTFCLRHTFLVFLVFVGTAAASVWLIEISPKGFFPQEDIGQISVTTIARQDISFDAMAKLQGQVANVFSHSPYVDHVAWSAGSGGNALNQGQLFVQLKDKDKRPDIEKVLSDLRRQLANVAGIETYMQPVQNLRLGSRSSASAYQLVVQGLDTGQTDIWAQKLNDAMAADHSHFTDVTSDLQNNALQASLVVDRDKAANLGIDTDTLRSSLYGGFGTEQVSTIFGSADSYEVIMELDPKIEWSPERMLAIQVRTASGSLVPLGAFARVDRTAGALTVNQLGQLPAVTISYNLPEGVALGDSTTRINALKEQIGMPTAISTSFAGTAKTFEDSLANQGLLIGGAILTIYIVLGILYESFIHPLTILTGLPSAVLGAVVALRFAGMDLSVIAVIGILMLIGIVKKNGIMMVDVALELRREGMSATESIHKACLMRFRPIMMTTLAALMGTFPIALGTGASAELRQPLGVAVVGGLLASQALTLFVTPVIYVYFENFSGWLLGAFSWRKKRPALHAVETGEQPSLFGPEDRIVEPQKAAAE, from the coding sequence ATGATCTCCGAATTCTGCATCCGCAGGCCCGTCGCCACGCTGCTCATGTCGTTCGCCCTCATCCTGGGCGGGCTGTTTGCCTACAAGTTTCTGCCGGTGGCGGCGCTGCCCAGCGCCGAATTCCCGGTGGTCAACGTCTCGGCCCAACTGGCCGGTGCCTCGCCGGAAACCATGGCGACCTCGGTGGCAACACCACTGATCAAGCAGTTCGCCACCATCGCCGGCATCGATTCGATCTCGACCACCAACTCGCTCGGCCAGACCTCGATCGCCATCCAGTTCGTGCTCAACCGGGACATCGATGCAGCCGCCGCCGACGTGCAGGCGGCGATCGCGCGCACGCAGCGGCAATTGCCGCCGGAGATGACCAGCCCGCCGAGCTATCGCAAGGTCAATCCGGCCGACGCGCCGATCCTGTTGATGTCACTGGTCAGCGACACGGTCCCGCTGACCGATCTCGATGCCTTTGCCGAAAACGTCATCTCGCCGTCGCTGTCGACGCTCGACGGCGTGGCGCAGGTCTCGATCTTCGGCCAGCAGAAATATGCGGTGCGCGTCCAGATCGACCCCACGGCGCTTGCCGCGCGCGGCATCTCGATCGACCAGCTGCAGACTGCGATTGCCTCGGCAAACAGCAACACGCCGCTTGGCGTGCTGCAGAATAACCAGCAGCAGCTGACCATCACGGCCAACACACAGCTGGACAACGCGGCAGGGTTCTCCGATCTCATCATCGCCACCAAGAACGGTCATCCGGTGCGGCTGGGCGAGGTCACCCGCGTCATCGATTCGGTGCAGACTACGACGACGGCAAGCTGGTATGACGGCACCCGCGCCATCATAATGGCGGTGCAGCGTCAGCCCGATGCAAATACGGTCGACGTGGTCGATCACGTCAAGGCGATGCTGCCGTCCTTCCAGGACCAGATGCCGGCTGCCTCCAGCATCAAGCTGCTCAATGATCGCTCGACTTCGATTCGCGCCGCCGTCAGCGATGTGCAGTTCACGCTGCTGCTCACCATCGCCCTGGTGATCATGGTGATCTTCGTCTTCCTGCGCCGTGTGACGGCGACCATCATTCCGGCAGTAGCGGTGCCGATCTCGCTGATCGCCACGCTCGGTGCGATGTTCCTGTTCGGCTTTTCCATCGACAACATATCGCTGATGGGCCTGACGCTGGCGGTCGGGCTCGTCGTCGACGACGCCATCGTCATGCTGGAAAACATCTTCCGCCACATGGAGGAAGATGGACTCTCGGCCTTCGACGCATCGCTGAAGGGCGCACGCGAGATCGGCTTCACCATCATCTCGATCTCGATCTCGCTGGTGGCGGTTTTTATCCCGGTGCTTTTGATGGGCGGGGTGATCGGCCGCATCTTCAACGAGTTCGCCGTCGTGGTGACGGTCGCCATCCTGGCGTCGATGTTCGTCTCGCTGACGCTGACGCCGATGCTATGCTCGCGGCTGTTATCGGTGTCGAAGGCGGAGCGGGAAGCCGCGCATGGCGACGGCCACAGGCACGACTTCTTCACGCGTGGCTATGACCGGGTTCTGACCTTCTGTCTCAGGCACACTTTCCTGGTGTTCCTCGTCTTCGTCGGAACGGCCGCGGCGTCGGTCTGGCTGATCGAGATTTCGCCAAAAGGCTTCTTCCCACAGGAAGATATCGGCCAGATCTCGGTGACGACCATCGCGCGCCAGGACATTTCCTTCGATGCCATGGCCAAGCTGCAAGGCCAGGTGGCCAATGTCTTCTCGCATTCGCCCTATGTCGACCATGTGGCGTGGTCGGCCGGCAGCGGCGGCAATGCGCTCAACCAGGGTCAGCTGTTCGTGCAACTGAAAGACAAGGACAAGCGCCCCGACATCGAGAAGGTGTTGTCGGATCTGAGGCGGCAACTGGCCAATGTGGCGGGCATCGAAACCTACATGCAACCGGTGCAGAACCTCCGGCTCGGCTCGCGGTCTTCCGCCAGCGCCTATCAGCTGGTGGTGCAGGGCCTGGATACCGGCCAGACCGACATCTGGGCGCAGAAGCTGAACGACGCGATGGCTGCCGATCACTCGCACTTCACCGATGTCACCAGCGATTTGCAGAACAACGCGCTGCAGGCGTCGCTGGTCGTCGATCGCGACAAGGCGGCGAATCTCGGCATCGATACCGATACGCTGCGCTCCAGCCTCTATGGCGGGTTCGGTACCGAGCAGGTTTCGACGATCTTCGGCTCGGCCGACAGCTACGAGGTCATCATGGAGCTCGATCCCAAGATCGAGTGGTCGCCTGAGCGCATGCTGGCCATCCAGGTGAGGACAGCGAGTGGCAGCCTGGTTCCGCTTGGCGCCTTCGCCCGCGTCGACCGCACCGCCGGCGCGCTGACCGTCAACCAGCTCGGGCAGCTTCCGGCCGTGACCATCTCGTATAATTTGCCGGAGGGCGTTGCGCTTGGCGACAGCACGACCCGCATCAACGCGCTGAAAGAGCAGATCGGCATGCCGACGGCGATCTCGACCAGCTTCGCCGGCACGGCCAAGACGTTCGAGGATTCGCTAGCCAACCAGGGCCTGCTGATCGGCGGCGCCATCCTCACCATCTACATCGTTCTTGGCATACTCTACGAGAGCTTCATCCATCCGCTCACCATCCTGACCGGCCTGCCTTCGGCAGTGCTTGGGGCCGTGGTCGCGCTGCGGTTCGCCGGCATGGACCTTTCCGTCATCGCTGTGATCGGCATCCTGATGCTGATCGGCATCGTCAAGAAGAACGGCATCATGATGGTCGATGTCGCGCTGGAACTTCGACGAGAAGGCATGTCGGCGACCGAGTCCATCCATAAGGCCTGCTTGATGCGGTTCCGGCCGATCATGATGACGACGCTTGCCGCGCTGATGGGCACGTTCCCGATTGCACTCGGCACCGGTGCAAGTGCTGAACTGCGCCAGCCGCTCGGCGTCGCCGTGGTCGGCGGGCTTCTGGCTTCGCAGGCGCTGACACTGTTCGTCACACCGGTGATCTATGTCTATTTCGAGAATTTCTCCGGCTGGCTGCTTGGCGCTTTCTCGTGGCGTAAGAAGCGACCGGCGCTGCATGCAGTCGAAACCGGCGAGCAGCCTTCCTTATTCGGCCCGGAGGACCGGATCGTCGAACCGCAAAAGGCGGCCGCCGAATAA
- a CDS encoding efflux RND transporter periplasmic adaptor subunit: MRGKIVFAVIAVICVGGAGLYLSPTAMGKVKQLISDQQAAATDNTDKTAKASDKAGAGGGGRSASIVSATASTADFPIRRYAIGFISSPAVVSINARVSSQIVSIAVRDGQMVKAGDLLFSLDDRALKAQLAKDQAALAKDQAMLASSTADLSRAKDLVAKQAGTQQTYDQAVAAQKAAAATVDADKATLDADMVQLGFATITAPISGRLGAVSVAVGDLVTTSNGNSSTATPMVTITQMDPLQVNFNLPESDLALLHKALAKPLQGGVTLTKDGDPTPIGKGTLDFVDSSVDTASGTIATRASVPNADLSLWPGQYVNVVIDAGIMPQMTSVPTVAVQPSQKGPFVYVIKPDNTVEMRPVQVALTEGENSAISQGLKSGERVVVEGQTRLKNGAAVHEGKATAASDQVASKVAQADKAGAADKASEARP; encoded by the coding sequence ATGCGCGGAAAAATCGTCTTTGCAGTGATTGCGGTGATCTGCGTTGGGGGTGCCGGGCTCTACCTTTCGCCCACGGCGATGGGCAAGGTCAAACAACTGATTTCAGACCAGCAAGCGGCTGCGACCGACAATACAGACAAGACAGCCAAGGCATCAGACAAAGCTGGGGCAGGCGGGGGCGGGCGTTCGGCCTCGATCGTCTCCGCCACGGCTTCGACGGCCGATTTCCCGATCCGGCGCTATGCCATCGGATTTATCTCTTCTCCGGCCGTGGTCAGCATCAACGCCCGGGTATCGAGCCAGATCGTGTCGATCGCCGTCAGGGATGGGCAGATGGTGAAGGCCGGCGACCTGCTGTTCTCGCTGGATGACCGCGCGCTGAAGGCGCAGCTCGCGAAGGACCAGGCAGCACTCGCCAAGGACCAGGCAATGCTCGCCAGCTCGACGGCGGATCTTTCCCGCGCCAAGGACCTTGTCGCCAAGCAGGCCGGCACGCAGCAGACATACGATCAGGCGGTCGCGGCGCAAAAGGCGGCAGCGGCCACGGTCGACGCCGACAAGGCGACGCTCGATGCCGATATGGTCCAGCTCGGCTTTGCCACGATCACGGCGCCGATATCCGGCAGGCTTGGCGCGGTCAGCGTCGCCGTCGGCGATCTCGTCACCACGAGCAACGGCAACAGCAGCACCGCGACTCCGATGGTGACGATCACCCAAATGGACCCGCTGCAGGTTAACTTCAACCTTCCGGAAAGCGACCTTGCCTTGCTGCACAAGGCGCTGGCCAAACCGCTGCAGGGTGGAGTGACCCTGACCAAGGACGGCGATCCGACGCCGATCGGCAAGGGAACCCTCGATTTCGTCGATTCCAGCGTCGACACCGCCTCCGGCACGATCGCCACGCGGGCGAGCGTGCCGAACGCCGATCTTTCGTTGTGGCCGGGCCAGTATGTCAATGTCGTCATCGATGCCGGCATCATGCCGCAGATGACCTCGGTTCCCACCGTTGCCGTCCAGCCCAGCCAGAAGGGTCCGTTCGTCTACGTGATCAAGCCCGACAACACGGTGGAGATGCGGCCGGTGCAGGTGGCGCTGACCGAAGGCGAGAACAGCGCCATCAGCCAGGGCTTGAAGAGCGGCGAGCGTGTCGTGGTCGAAGGCCAGACCAGACTGAAGAACGGTGCAGCCGTCCACGAAGGCAAGGCGACCGCTGCCAGTGACCAGGTGGCTTCGAAGGTCGCCCAGGCTGACAAGGCCGGGGCGGCCGACAAGGCGAGCGAGGCGCGCCCATGA
- the nthA gene encoding nitrile hydratase subunit alpha yields the protein MAHDHDHDNELDPFAARVRALETILTQKGLIDPAAIDVIVETYETKIGPRNGAKVVAKAWADPEFAARLTRDATAAIESLSYTGRQGEHMQAVFNSEDTHNLVVCTLCSCYPWSVLGLPPVWYKAPPYRSRAVIDPRGVLEEFGLTLPAGKKIRVWDSTAELRYLVVPMRPEGTEGWSEEQLADLVTRDAMIGTGLARQPA from the coding sequence ATGGCCCACGATCATGACCACGACAACGAACTCGATCCTTTTGCCGCCCGGGTGCGCGCACTGGAAACTATTCTCACCCAGAAAGGGTTGATCGATCCGGCGGCGATCGACGTCATCGTCGAAACCTACGAGACAAAAATCGGCCCGCGCAACGGCGCCAAGGTTGTGGCCAAGGCCTGGGCCGATCCGGAGTTCGCCGCCAGGCTGACGCGCGATGCGACGGCTGCGATCGAATCGCTCAGCTATACCGGCCGTCAGGGTGAGCACATGCAGGCGGTCTTCAACAGCGAGGACACGCACAACCTCGTCGTCTGCACGCTCTGCTCCTGCTATCCTTGGTCGGTGCTCGGGCTGCCGCCGGTCTGGTACAAGGCGCCGCCTTACCGGTCGCGGGCGGTGATCGATCCGCGCGGGGTGCTTGAGGAATTCGGGCTGACCTTGCCGGCGGGGAAAAAGATCCGCGTCTGGGATTCGACCGCCGAGCTGCGCTATCTCGTGGTGCCGATGAGACCCGAGGGCACCGAGGGCTGGAGCGAGGAGCAACTCGCCGATCTGGTGACGCGCGATGCGATGATCGGCACCGGCCTGGCGAGGCAACCGGCATGA
- a CDS encoding acyl-CoA desaturase — protein sequence MKTISTRRMISQQDSDAEDGDVVWVPAKSIWVGAMTIAAIVFGPMTFSWSAFALFVVTTAVTICAGHSVGMHRLLIHRSFKVHIWIEHALVYLGVLVGMAGPFGMIYAHDIRDWAQRQTACHDLHAHRRPFFTDAFWQMHCAVALRNPPAFVIEPSIRNDRFYKFVERTWMLQQLPWAILFLVLGGWSWVVWGIAVRISVSLTGHWLIGHFAHRSGQQGWCVDDVAVQGYNLPRFGLVTFGESFHGNHHAFPESAKLGLERGQIDLGWMLIRALAVLRLAHSVKLPENTPKRKGLRRLRGHHETVSAAGLLSAQPHGR from the coding sequence ATGAAAACCATATCCACAAGAAGAATGATATCCCAACAAGACAGCGACGCCGAAGACGGCGATGTCGTCTGGGTGCCGGCAAAGTCGATCTGGGTCGGTGCTATGACGATCGCCGCCATTGTGTTCGGACCGATGACATTTAGTTGGAGCGCCTTCGCCTTGTTCGTGGTGACAACGGCGGTGACGATCTGCGCGGGACACTCGGTCGGCATGCATCGCCTGCTTATCCACCGGTCGTTCAAGGTTCATATCTGGATCGAGCATGCACTGGTCTATCTTGGCGTGCTCGTCGGCATGGCTGGTCCATTCGGGATGATCTATGCCCACGATATTCGTGACTGGGCTCAGCGCCAGACGGCATGTCACGATCTCCATGCTCATCGCCGGCCATTTTTCACCGACGCCTTCTGGCAGATGCATTGCGCGGTCGCGCTACGCAATCCGCCCGCCTTCGTCATCGAGCCGTCGATCAGGAATGACCGGTTCTACAAGTTCGTCGAGCGCACATGGATGCTGCAGCAACTGCCCTGGGCGATCCTGTTCCTCGTGCTTGGCGGCTGGAGCTGGGTGGTCTGGGGCATCGCGGTGCGCATCTCCGTGTCTCTCACCGGGCATTGGCTGATCGGGCATTTCGCGCACCGGAGTGGCCAACAAGGATGGTGCGTCGATGACGTCGCCGTTCAAGGCTACAATCTGCCGCGTTTCGGACTGGTGACTTTTGGCGAGAGTTTTCATGGCAATCATCACGCCTTTCCCGAGTCAGCCAAGCTAGGGCTGGAACGGGGACAGATCGATCTCGGCTGGATGCTCATTCGCGCTCTTGCCGTCTTGCGTCTTGCGCATAGTGTAAAACTTCCGGAGAACACCCCGAAACGCAAAGGATTGCGGCGCCTGCGCGGCCACCACGAAACGGTGTCCGCTGCTGGCCTGTTGTCGGCACAGCCTCACGGCAGATAG
- a CDS encoding nitrile hydratase accessory protein — translation MSRHEGTLPAGFDEPVFAEPWQAEAFAMTVALHDKGLFSWIEWADALSAEVKKPGAASDGHDYYEHWLAALEKLLSAKGVAGKSDVDTLAAAWERAAHATPHGKPILLENDPGS, via the coding sequence TTGAGCCGGCATGAGGGCACGTTGCCGGCCGGTTTCGACGAGCCGGTGTTCGCCGAACCGTGGCAGGCCGAAGCCTTCGCCATGACGGTGGCGCTGCACGACAAGGGCCTGTTTTCCTGGATCGAATGGGCTGATGCGCTGTCCGCAGAGGTGAAGAAGCCGGGTGCTGCAAGCGACGGGCATGACTATTACGAGCATTGGCTGGCAGCACTGGAAAAGTTGCTGTCGGCGAAGGGTGTCGCCGGCAAGAGCGATGTCGACACACTCGCCGCCGCCTGGGAACGCGCTGCGCATGCCACGCCGCACGGCAAGCCGATTTTGTTGGAGAACGATCCGGGGTCCTGA
- the nthB gene encoding nitrile hydratase subunit beta encodes MNGPHDLGGQMGFGPIAPEKDEPYFHAAWERRALGVTLTAGAMGAWNIDESRHARESLHPADYYASSYYQIWIKALEVLLKRHGFVSDRDLKGGQAIDPAATPKRVLQAENVPAALAKGGPCDRPVATLARFKAGDHVRTKTFHPTGHTRLPRYARGKQGIIEAVRDAFVFPDSNAHGRGENPQWVYTVVFAGPEIWGEGADPTLTVSIDAWESYLEPA; translated from the coding sequence ATGAACGGGCCGCACGATCTCGGCGGGCAGATGGGTTTCGGGCCAATCGCGCCCGAAAAGGACGAGCCGTATTTCCATGCCGCTTGGGAAAGGCGGGCGCTCGGCGTGACTCTCACCGCCGGCGCCATGGGCGCCTGGAACATCGACGAGAGCCGGCACGCGCGGGAATCGCTGCATCCCGCCGACTACTATGCGTCCAGCTACTACCAGATCTGGATCAAGGCGCTTGAGGTGCTGCTCAAGCGGCACGGCTTCGTCAGCGACCGCGATCTCAAGGGCGGCCAGGCAATAGATCCTGCCGCGACACCCAAGAGGGTGCTCCAGGCGGAAAACGTGCCGGCGGCGCTGGCCAAGGGCGGACCTTGCGACCGGCCGGTCGCCACGCTGGCGCGCTTCAAGGCGGGCGATCATGTGCGGACGAAGACTTTTCATCCGACCGGCCACACCCGGCTGCCGCGCTATGCGCGCGGCAAGCAGGGAATTATCGAGGCGGTGCGCGACGCTTTCGTCTTTCCAGACAGCAATGCGCATGGACGCGGCGAAAACCCGCAATGGGTCTATACCGTCGTGTTTGCAGGGCCGGAGATCTGGGGCGAGGGCGCCGACCCGACGCTGACCGTTTCGATCGACGCCTGGGAGAGCTATCTTGAGCCGGCATGA
- a CDS encoding acetolactate synthase 3 large subunit, translated as MSNGQNERREMTGAEMVVQALKDNGVKHIFGYPGGAVLPIYDEIFQQDEVEHILVRHEQGAGHAAEGYARSTGKAGVMLVTSGPGATNAVTPLQDALMDSIPLVCLTGQVPTSLIGSDAFQECDTVGITRPCTKHNWLVKDVNELAATIHEAFHVATTGRPGPVVVDIPKDVQFARGIYVPPQTAPRTSYQPKVQGDLEKIKAAVELMAGAKKPILYTGGGVINSGPEASHLLRELVDLTGFPITSTLMGLGAYPASGKNWMGMLGMHGTYEANMAMHDCDVMICIGARFDDRITGRLTAFSPNSKKIHIDIDPSSINKNVHTDVPIIGDVGRVLEDMVRLWRATAKADKKALYPWWEQIAKWRARDSLAYKMNNDVIMPQYAVQRLYELTKNMDTYITTEVGQHQMWAAQHYHFEKPNRWMTSGGLGTMGYGLPAALGVQIAHPDALVIDIAGDASVQMTIQEMSAAVQHNAPIKIFILNNQYMGMVRQWQQLLHGNRLSHSYTEAMPDFVKLAEAYGGHGIRCEKPDELDDAIKEMIAVKQPVIFDCRVATLANCFPMIPSGKAHNEMLLPDEATDEAVANAIDAKGRELV; from the coding sequence ATGAGCAACGGACAGAACGAACGGCGTGAGATGACCGGCGCCGAAATGGTGGTGCAGGCGCTGAAGGACAATGGCGTCAAGCATATTTTCGGCTATCCGGGTGGCGCTGTCCTTCCGATCTACGACGAGATTTTTCAACAGGACGAGGTCGAGCACATCCTGGTCCGCCACGAGCAGGGCGCCGGCCATGCGGCCGAAGGCTATGCGCGCTCGACCGGCAAGGCCGGCGTCATGCTGGTGACCTCGGGGCCGGGCGCCACCAATGCGGTGACGCCGCTGCAGGATGCGCTGATGGATTCCATCCCGCTGGTCTGCCTGACTGGGCAGGTGCCGACCTCGCTGATCGGCTCCGACGCATTCCAGGAGTGCGACACGGTTGGCATCACGCGGCCCTGCACCAAGCACAACTGGCTGGTGAAGGACGTCAACGAGCTCGCCGCCACCATCCATGAGGCCTTCCATGTCGCGACAACCGGGCGTCCCGGTCCTGTCGTGGTCGACATTCCGAAGGACGTGCAATTCGCCAGAGGTATCTATGTGCCGCCGCAGACGGCGCCGCGCACCAGCTACCAGCCGAAGGTCCAGGGCGACCTCGAAAAGATCAAGGCGGCGGTCGAGCTGATGGCCGGCGCCAAAAAGCCGATCCTCTACACCGGCGGAGGCGTCATCAACTCCGGACCGGAGGCAAGCCATCTGCTGCGCGAATTGGTCGACCTGACCGGCTTTCCCATCACCTCGACGCTGATGGGCCTCGGCGCTTATCCGGCGTCTGGCAAGAACTGGATGGGCATGCTCGGCATGCACGGCACCTATGAAGCAAACATGGCAATGCATGATTGCGACGTCATGATCTGCATCGGCGCACGCTTCGACGACCGCATCACCGGGCGGCTGACCGCGTTCTCGCCGAACTCGAAGAAGATCCACATCGATATCGATCCGTCGTCGATCAACAAGAACGTCCATACCGACGTGCCGATCATCGGCGATGTCGGCCGGGTGCTGGAGGATATGGTGCGGCTGTGGCGGGCGACCGCCAAGGCCGACAAGAAGGCCCTCTATCCGTGGTGGGAGCAGATCGCCAAGTGGCGCGCGCGGGATTCGCTCGCCTACAAGATGAACAACGACGTGATCATGCCGCAATACGCCGTGCAGCGCTTGTACGAGCTGACCAAGAATATGGACACCTATATCACCACCGAGGTTGGCCAGCACCAGATGTGGGCGGCGCAGCACTATCATTTCGAGAAGCCGAACCGCTGGATGACATCAGGCGGGCTGGGCACGATGGGCTACGGCCTGCCGGCAGCACTTGGCGTGCAGATCGCGCATCCCGACGCGCTGGTCATCGACATTGCCGGCGACGCCTCGGTGCAGATGACGATCCAGGAGATGAGCGCGGCGGTGCAGCACAACGCGCCGATCAAGATCTTCATCCTCAACAACCAGTATATGGGCATGGTGCGGCAGTGGCAGCAGCTGCTGCACGGCAACCGGCTATCGCATTCCTACACCGAGGCGATGCCCGATTTCGTCAAGCTGGCCGAGGCCTATGGCGGCCACGGCATTCGCTGCGAGAAGCCCGACGAGCTGGACGACGCCATAAAGGAGATGATTGCGGTGAAGCAGCCGGTCATCTTCGACTGCCGTGTGGCGACGCTGGCCAACTGTTTCCCGATGATCCCGTCGGGCAAGGCGCATAACGAGATGTTGTTGCCGGACGAGGCCACCGACGAGGCCGTTGCCAACGCCATCGACGCCAAGGGCAGGGAACTGGTCTAG